From the Diprion similis isolate iyDipSimi1 chromosome 1, iyDipSimi1.1, whole genome shotgun sequence genome, the window TATAGTTCAAAGTATAGTTTTAAGTGTTGGTTCTAATTTTTAATGGGCGGATCATACAACAGGATCTCCAAAGTGCCATGCTTGCTGAAATGGAAGAACGAAGAGCACTGCTGGCAAAGGAAGTTGATCAACTGATGAATGAGGCAATTACCCTccaaaaggtttgattattcagtattgtacatttattttcgttttattgtAGATTTATCAATCGTTTTATCAACAATAGCTTTATATTGACTACAGTCATTTAATTAtaccaaatttgaattaccaTTCACTTTCGAACTCTGCTGATTTTCCTCGATCCCTTAAGAAACTGCATAGTTGTATTGATTAGTTTTCACCATTTTGACATCCGCCCTATTGTAGGATCTGCAAATTGAAGTCAAAGTTGATGGATATGAAAACTTATCGCTATATGAAATAAGAACAAAGATTGATCATCACCTACAAAGGTTACGGTCGGTTAAACAACAGAGGTTAAACTCCACCGAGGAACTTCTGAAAAAGGTTGGTTGAAGTTGAAattcatgataaaaaattgaaaacccgTCATTTACTCGCTGACGATTAGGTCTTCAGGTGTTGGATGAATTTACATTTAATGTAAATTGTTACGTACTCAGCCCTTCTTCACACTCACCAGTCATTCTTCGTCCCACTTATCAATGATATTCTCCATTTCATCTGACTACACTATCTCCTCTCGTTCCCAGAACCCTGACTATTCACCCTGCTTTTCTGCAGTGACTCTCGCTTCGCTCTCGACTCGCTACTTCACTTCTGATCCACGTCTTGAACTGTACCCATCGAATAAAAACCTATAAACAGAATCGTCAAATCCTCACTACATTCCTGGTTACTACAATAGTGTAAAAGCGAAGTAGAACCAAAACGGTTATTCCTTACCGCTCGGGAATAACCGACGAGCAAGtcgttacaaaataatttatgacattgttaataattcattttcaggAACTAGATATTTGCAAAGCTCTTGGATCCGAACCTATAGGAATGATGGCGAAAATCCCGAGTGAAACTGAACTAAAGAGTTTCAAATTATACGTGGACAAGATTGAAGCTGAAAAGGTGAACGTTGTATACGATATTTTAGCCATGGTCATTTCAGTAATATTTGTCTCTAGTTTGTTACATAATCGTTCGATTTGatgtcaaaaatatttttaaactcctTAGCTTCCCGaaatttgtactttttttcttatttggtTTTGTTCACTCCTCATCTTTCAATCGTAGACGCGCATGGAAGAGACGTTCAAGGATGCCCAAAGCGGAATAATCGCGATAATGGATGAACTACGTCTTACACCTGAAAACAGTTTTGAAAGCCAAGTATATAATCgcggaaattttatttacaacacCGTGAATATCGCGAAATTAAGAGATTTCTATgataatttgaagaaaaagctCTTCAATGCAAAGCAAGAGGCAGCGGAAAAGCGAGAGCAGTTGAAAGATTTATGGAAATATCTAGAGGATCCGACTGAAAACTGTCAAGAATTTCTGGATAGACATAAGGGATATTCTCTCGTTACTTTGAAAGCTGTGAGTTTCTCTTTCAGATTTGAATCAGCATCACTTTAGTGTTACCTGTCGTTAAGTATTGTGTCTAGccaattttttgtgaaatttcagTTTGATGATGAAATCAAAAGATGCAAACAGAAAAGGAGTGAGAATGTTGCAAAGTATGTAGTAAACCTACGCTCCCAAATTGAAGCATTGTGGAATCAATGTCAAATTGGCGACGAGGAACGTCGAGCTTTCAAGCCCTTGATATATCAAACTTTTACGGAGGACTTGCTAATCCTTCATGAACTTGAGGTCGAGACGTTGCGCAAATACTACGAAGATAACaggtattatttttctcaatttttgtacTATATGCCGTATAAGAAGAAGGTCTGCCGTTAATAAGTAATGGTGGTTTTTGTAGAGCAATATTTGAACTTCTGGAAGAACGAGATAACATGTGGCAGCAAATTGAGAATCTGGAACAGCGTGCGAATGATCCCAATCGTTATCAAAATAGAGGTGGTCAACTCCttgcagaagaaaaagagcgtaaaGTTATTCAAAAGGTATTTATATCAGAAGTAAATTTGATGCATTAAATATCAATTCTGAAGACTAAATGTTTTGTACTGGTAACTTTGCACTAGATTGAACAAAAGCAAGCGATAGATTACGTCGTTTTTCGTTCTTGCTGTTTTCATATTTGTGACCAGCCTTGCAATAATATCATCTATCTGCGATGATAATATTGTAGTGTGATATtttaatgaattaaaaaagtgCTCAGTCGGATTtatgtatcaatttttatgcattcAGAAACTGCCGAAGATAGAGAAAGAATTGGAAGGTTTGCTTGAAGATTACCAATCGAAAAATGGAAAACCTTTTACCACACACGGAGTACCATTGGCCGAAACGTTGAAAAGATCTTGGGCAGAATACATAGCAGCTAAACAAACTATGATTACAGCCAGGGTAAGCAAGCTAGTATATGCCCATAATTCTTTTAAGAAAGCGCGATTGTGGTAGCATATACatggaaaagttttcttgaacacattcatttttattaatcaaAATCGGGGTTATTACTTATTtatgtaaatattgtaaaatatgcttggaatgaaattttcagaagcAGGCAAAAGATCACCCTACaaccataaaaaaaacacctttGAGCGTTTCTAAACGCACACCGTCCGCAATGAGTATACGGCGTCCATCTCCTGCGAATTCCACACAGAGGAAACAGCAGAGTGATCTGACACCTTCCAATCCCTCACGAAAAAGAGGTCATCGAAGTAGCGAATCAAAGAAAATGACAGTCAGCGCATCGAAAATTAAACGAGGAAGGGTGAGagagatttattttatatagttTGCATCTACAAACAATCCTGCATCTCTGCGTTTTCAATctggataaaaagaaataatccagcattttacatatttctaattttcagGTTTCAAGAAGAATATTCACTCGCGGAGATAAGAGTATACTAAACGATAACGAAAATCGTACGATTAGTCAAATAGCTTCCTCTTCGAGTGCGAGTATGTCGGGATACGATGAATTTCAGGGCCATTTAATGGATAAAGAAGAGTTGCGTAGCTCAATTTTGCCCCGAACAGTACTGAAAACTTCAAATCTTCAAGCGAGTACTTCTACTCGAATTAAAACCCCAATGAAGCCAACTAGAAAACACGTCAAGACACTCAGCACACCGCGGAGAGCTTCGCCCAATATTTTACCGTCCACTCCGCGCTCGGCATCGCGGAGTCcaaaaacaacgacgacctcACGCCTCGCCCCCGCTCCGGGCACTTTACCtttcattttctgattttctggacatttttaatttattaaccaagaaagtataatatttatgacctgcgtacaaaaatttaattccgaTTTCGCATATCGGATTTGCGGAAAAGTATATGACTTCTATTTTTGATCAGTCTAGCGTCTAGAAAAAACATTGTTTTGTTTGAAAACCtgcttttgtaaatttttgagatatcTTCAGGTATTCTGACTAAGGAAGCAAAAACAGGATCTTGGTAAAATGACGGACTGTCAGTCTGTTGTACTTTCTGTCAGTGGGACTCAATGATCTCCAAATCGGAATTGCAAACTTGTTTTGATTACTCACGTTACATTTGTGGAGGTATTTTTTCTAGTTAAGCCGAAAATCGTCTTCAATCAATCATCCGTCAGCATCAATTGTCTATTTATTATATCGGATTAGTTATTTCCCACTGTAAGTACTATATAAAGAACAAAATGGCGATTAGATGATTTCGATTCCTGAACGATCCATATCACTGTTGAAAACTGAgagagaattttattactgtGAGCGTAGCTAATTGTAGATACATAAGTGTATGTGCATTACTTGATATAACAGATAGAATTAGCAGCAAGTTATTTCCTTTTCTAATCTCTATATAAGATAtaatgtttatttcaaacgtgTATAATGACGGTACTTGATAGTTTTTCGTTTGGTAAGCCATTAACAATAAAGTACCGGAAATATATTGCAAAACTCTTCGAGATTATTGTTTTCGTTCAGTGCGGTCGAGTAATTGAACTTGAAGACCTGTAAGGTCAGTACGAGTTTATATTTTCCATGAACATGGCATTCTACACCGAATGCAACGTTGGTAAATACTAGAATGGCTCACGGTATTTAATTGTCGAGTGGTCAGTGTCGAGCCTGCAGCGCGACGACGAGCATATCGGTTTgaatcattcatttattcctcCGTTGTGTTAATCTAGTAGATTTCGGTCTGCCGATCATTCTAGAGTCGAGTCAAGCGTTTTTTTTCGGATTACCGACGCGCGCGTGTTAATTTCCGCAGGCTGTGCGAAATCTCAACCAACTCACTTTTCATCGAAAGCTAAGTATTTGACCGATTCACCGGTTTTCCGTAGTCTGGTCAGCAACATTGCCGACTCCCGATGGTTAAAATGGTTGTGTGTGATTGGAAGTAATTGAATATCTAACAATTGCATAGTATTGAATACCCAAAGTGTATCGTTTATACAGTCCAATGGTGGTAATTGATCGTTCAGCGAGCAGCAGCGCGAGGTAACTATCTGTATGTTATTCTTTGCTTCTCTTTGTGTTTGAAACTTAGCGGTGTTGTAATTTGATTGATACATGAGTAATTTATTCGATTATGTccatttatattattaacaaatatatttatttgtaaacgTACCCTTTCATTATCAAtatcattttaaaaatgaGTATTTTCAAGAGCAAGTCTCTGATTCTTATTTGGGTTTCCATGAATACTCCAACAAGTGGTGACGAAACAAATTCTATCTACGGTAACGGTCTAcagaatagaatgaaaaaattgagaaccACAATTTTCAACCTATTGCTGGTGATATAGTAACGTCGGAATCTTATCTTAGACAAGGTCAATGATTTGTTGAAAGTAGAAGACTCTTGAAGCTTCCGAAAGGTCTTACGACATTTTCTGTATCCTTTTTAGACAGAGATATCGTAATTCAAAGACTGCACGTGTCCAAACTTTTTGCATCGACCTTTGACGCATTCATTCGAGCGATAAACTGTTGAGCATGAAACCATCCGTATGTAATTGGCGATAATTGATGAGAAttcgattataaataatcCGGAAAAACCATCTCTAGGTAATATCAGtctttagttttttatgtccaatttaaaattgtaattaatttata encodes:
- the LOC124404730 gene encoding protein regulator of cytokinesis 1-like — encoded protein: MEDSPLWEPVAQKISDSIRDFMGKVANIWDEIGSPLETKEIHLKQVFEHFEDLQSAMLAEMEERRALLAKEVDQLMNEAITLQKDLQIEVKVDGYENLSLYEIRTKIDHHLQRLRSVKQQRLNSTEELLKKELDICKALGSEPIGMMAKIPSETELKSFKLYVDKIEAEKTRMEETFKDAQSGIIAIMDELRLTPENSFESQVYNRGNFIYNTVNIAKLRDFYDNLKKKLFNAKQEAAEKREQLKDLWKYLEDPTENCQEFLDRHKGYSLVTLKAFDDEIKRCKQKRSENVAKYVVNLRSQIEALWNQCQIGDEERRAFKPLIYQTFTEDLLILHELEVETLRKYYEDNRAIFELLEERDNMWQQIENLEQRANDPNRYQNRGGQLLAEEKERKVIQKKLPKIEKELEGLLEDYQSKNGKPFTTHGVPLAETLKRSWAEYIAAKQTMITARKQAKDHPTTIKKTPLSVSKRTPSAMSIRRPSPANSTQRKQQSDLTPSNPSRKRGHRSSESKKMTVSASKIKRGRVSRRIFTRGDKSILNDNENRTISQIASSSSASMSGYDEFQGHLMDKEELRSSILPRTVLKTSNLQASTSTRIKTPMKPTRKHVKTLSTPRRASPNILPSTPRSASRSPKTTTTSRLAPAPGTLPFIF